The sequence below is a genomic window from Desulfobulbus oligotrophicus.
GGTTGTGTTTTCCAACGATATACCAGAATTTCATGACAAAACAGAGAGAAATCGACAAACTGGAGCAGAGCAGACAACCACAGCGCGCCTTGATGTTGACCAGTCAGGACGACAATCTTCCTGCGGTCAGTAATCCCGCTTTGCACCGTTATCTTCAGGAGATCAGCCAGTATGAGCTGCTGAGCCGTGAAGAGACTGAAGAACTCGCCATCCGTTTTCAGGATACCGGCGACCCGGACGCGGCATACCGTTTGGTGTCCTCCAATCTTCGTTTAGTAGTGAAGGTTGCCATGGATTTCCAGAAGTACTGGATGCAAAATTTTATGGATCTGGTTCAGGAAGGTAATGTCGGGTTAGTCCAGGCAACCAAAAAATTTGATCCGTACCGTGGTGTTAAATTTTCTTACTATGCAGCGTATTGGATTCGTGCCTATATCCTCAAATTCATTATGGACAACTGGAGACTGGTCAAAATAGGCACGACCCAGGCCCAGCGTAAGTTGTTTTTCAGTCTGAACAAAGAAAAAAAACTTCTTGAATCCCAGGGGTTCAAACCTGAAGTCAAATTACTGGCAGAACGTTTGAACGTCAAGGAAAGTGAAGTCATTGAAATGAGTCAACGCCTGGAAAACTGGGATGTTTCTCTGGAAGCGCCGGTGCGTAGCGACTCTGAGGATGAGCAGAAAAGCTTTTTACCCCATGACGGGCCTGGTGTGGAAGAGGTTGTGGCAAGTCAGCAAATCCGTGACCGACTGACATCAATCCTTGCTCAGCTGAGCACCCGGCTCAATGACAAGGAACAGATGATTCTGAACACCAGACTGTTGAGCGATGATCCCAAAACTCTGCAAACCATTGCCGACGAATTTAATATTTCACGCGAACGAGTTCGTCAGATTGAAGCGAATCTGCTGAAAAAACTGCGCAAACAACTTGAAAAAGAAATGCCCGATATTCAGGACTTCCTAGACGGAGACGGTGTGATACTCGCCGCTGGTCCTGATACCTCATCATCCTGACCACTTTAGTTTTTCTACCCTTTTCCTCCTATTCCATGAGTGCTTAACGAATGAATGTACCTTTGCTTGATTTGAAACCGCAACTGGCGGCCTTGCGCCCTCAGATCATGGAAGCTGTGACCCGGATCATTGATTCCACTGGTTACATACTCGGTCCGGAAGTTGTCGAATTTGAACAGAAGATTGCACGTTACTGCGGAACGGATGAGGCGATCGGTGTCAGTTCCGGTACGGATGCTCTGCTGGCGGCCCTGATGTCACTCGATATAGGGCCGGGCGACCTTGTTCTCACCACCCCTTATACGTTCTTTGCGACCATGGGCACGGTTCTTCGGGTGGGAGCAAAACCATTATTTGTCGATATTGAGCCGAGGAGCTTCAACATCGACCCTGAGGCCATTGAGCAGGCACTTGCTGCAGATCGCAGCTCCGGTTGTCATGTTAAAGCGATCATGCCTGTCCATCTCTACGGTCAGTGTGCCGACATGCAGCGCATCGGCGCTCTTGCAGAAAAATATGAGATACCGGTTATTGAAGACGCTGCACAGGCAATAGGTGCCGAGTATCCATTTGCAGACAGTGGAAAAACTGTCTGGAAACGTGCCGGATCTCTTGGACTTTGTGGTTGTTTCTCCTTTTTTCCGAGTAAAAACCTCGGCGGTATAGGCGATGGTGGCATGATTACCACCTCAGACTCCGTGTTTGCCGATACTGTTCGCTCCAATCGTAACCATGGTGCTGAGCCAAAGTACTATCATTCCCGGGTCGGTGGCAACTTTCGTCTCGATCCAATTCAGGCTGCTGTTCTCAGCGTTAAGCTGGAGTATCTTGAATCGTGGCATGCATGCCGCAGACGAAATGCAGCACTGTATCGTCAGTACTTTCAGCAGGCCGGGCTTATTGATAATCCGGTTACCTTGCCGGAGGCTGTTTATGCAGCATTTGCTGGAGCGGAACAACACAATCATCATGTGTACAACCAGTTTGTCATTCTTGTTCCTGAAAGGGACAGTTTACGTGAATACCTGCAGCGCCATTCAATCGGAAGTGAAATTTATTATCCTTTAAGCCTGCATCAACAAGAATGTCTTCGTGCAAAGGAGTATCAACAGGCCTCCTATCCGATTGCAGAACATGCTGCAGCCCATTCTTTAGCTCTGCCGATTTTCCCTGAGCTCACCCCTGAACAACTTGCGTACGTTGTTGAAATTATAGAGCAGTTTTACCGAACTCGATAGATGTTGATTTGTTGAGGCCTTCAGTACATTGAATCGGCCTGGATGCAATCGCCGCCTGAAGGCTGATATGGCCATGGGCGGTTTTTTATGGAATATTTTAAGTTGAATAATGTTTGCAGGAGGAAAGAGCATGGTGGAACGTGTCCCGATGTCTGTAACGGGAAATCTACAGCTTCGTGACGAGCTGGAGCGCCTTGAACGTGTTGAGCGACCCGAAATTGTTAAAGCGATTGAGGTGGCACGGGCACATGGTGATCTCAGTGAGAACGCCGAATATCATGCGGCAAAAGAACGCCAAAGTCTGGTCGAGGGAAGAATTCTCGAACTGAAGGACAAGCTGGGGCGAGCAGAAGTTATTGACTGTTCAAAAGTCTCCATTCATCGTGCCGTGTTTGGCACCGTGGTTGTTCTGATGGATCTGACGACTGAAGTTGAGGTAACGTATCAGCTTTTAGGGCCGGAAGAATCAGATGTAAAAAAAGGATCTATTTCAGTCTTTTCACCCCTGGGGCAGGCCTTGTTGGGTAAGGAAGTCGGTGATGAAGTGATAACCAAGGCACCAAAGGGAAGCAGAGCGTATGAAATTATAACTATAACTGCTTCGTCAATACGGTAGAAGCTTGCGGCTTTTGTTCAGGATGCAGCAGCGGGTAGGGATAAGCAGAAAGGGGAGGTGTCTGAAGGGAGCAATTGTGCAAAGAGAAACACAGTACACGGTGCTCAGGCAAGTAATCCTGTCTGCATTATATTGGAAATCTGCGAACTGATCTCTTCAATGCTGTACTGAGAAGAGACTTCTGTGTAAAAAATGGATATCTCATCCAGTGCGCCGAAAATAAGTTGCCGGGCTATTTCCGGTCTGATATCACTGCGGAAAACCCCGGTCTCCTGACCAAGTGTAATAATAGAGCTGATGATGTTGAGATATTCATTGAATTTATTCTTGCGATATTCTTTGACCAGTTTGCTGGTCTGTCGCAGTTCAACATGGATAACTTCAGCAAGATAGCGATTTTTTTTCATCTCCTCGAGATGAAGCATAACAAAGAGTGTTAACTTCTTCTGAGGATCGCTTTCCTTTTCAAGGAGCTGACCGATATGTTCTATCAGTTTGCCGACCTCTTGCTCGAAAACGGAAAGAAGAATGTCAAACTTATTGTTAAAATAGAGATAAATAGTGCCGTCCGCCACCTTGGCTTCCTTGGCAACGTCAGAGATTCTGGCGTTAAAAAAACCTTTTTTCGCAAAAACCTTTGTGGCAGCTCGTATTATCTTGCGATGTTTATCTGCAGATTTCATTTTATATGTCAAAACACACGGTTACTGTGAAAAATGAATGAATCCTCATTCTGAACGTACCAGCTTGAACGATGAATTGTCAAGAAAAATGCCCCTGTACATTGCATGATATACTTGGAAAAATGTGCAAAATTGAGCATTATTCGCGTCGTTGATATGACGACTCGATCTTAAGGGGCAGGATGTCGCGGATGTTTAACAAAGGAGGAGGGGGGTGAGATGAAAGTTTTGGTGATTGGTGGCGGTGGCCGTGAACATACACTTGTCTGGAAACTGCGGCAGTCCTCACAGGTCGATGCCATCTACTGTGCGCCGGGAAATGCAGGGATCAAAACCATGGCGCAGTGTATAGATATCTCTGCAGGCGATATTGAAGCATTGCTTGCCTTTGCTCTTCAGGAGAAAATTGATCTTACTGTTGTCGGGCCGGAGGAGCCGTTGACAAAGGGGGTTGTTGATCTTTTTGAAAAGAATGGCTTACGCATTTTTGGACCTGACAGTAAAGGTGCTCTACTTGAAGGCAGCAAGGTTTTTTCCAAGAATTTTCTCAAAAAATATACTATTCCCAGTGCTCGTTTTGCATCTTTTACAAAACGAGGGGCTGCAAAAAAATATATCGCCTCGATCGGTGCCCCCTGTGTTGTCAAAGCAGACGGCCTTGCTGCAGGAAAAGGGGTTATTGTTGCGCAGACAGTTGCAGAAGCTGAGCAGGCTGTTGACTTGATCATGAAGGACAAGGCCTTTGGTGCTGCCGGAAATGAGGTGGTGATCGAAGAGTTTCTCACCGGTGAAGAGGCATCGTTCATTGCTTTCACAGACGGCAAAACTGTGCTCCCTCTCCCGACCTCGCAAGATCACAAGGCCATATATGATGGAGATCAGGGGCCCAATACCGGTGGAATGGGAGCATATTCACCAGCACCGGTCATGACCGATACGTTAATTAATCGTGTCATGGAAGAGGTGATGCTGCCTACTGTGCGCGGTATGGCAGCTGAAGGTCGACCGTATAAAGGTATGCTTTATGCCGGTCTGATGATCAAAGGTGATCAGTTCAGTGTACTTGAGTTTAACTGTCGTTTTGGAGACCCTGAGTGTCAGCCTCTGTTAATGCGTCTGCATACAGATCTTGTTGATATCCTGAATGCGTGCATTGATGGGACTCTTGATAAGGTGGAACTTGTTATCGATCCTCGTCCTACGGTTTGTGTGGTTATGGCCTCTGGCGGATACCCCGGCAAATATACGGTTGGTCGTGTGATTACAGGCTTACAAAAGGCTGCAAAAATTGACGGAGTTGAAATTTTTCATGCCGGAACTGCAGAGAAAGCGCGGAAAATTGTGACGAACGGCGGTCGGGTTTTAGGTGTAACCGCAATAGGGGAGACGATCCAAGAAGCCATAGATCGGGCCTATCTGGCTGTGAAAGAGATCGATTGGCAGGGATGCTATTATCGGCACGATATAGGGTACCGGGCTTTAATGCGATCGGATAAATCGCTGCAACCGGTTGTCGGCATTGTTATGGGCAGTGACTCTGATTTACCGATTATGCGGGCTGCTGCAGACTTTTTAACATCTGTTGGAGTGGAGTTTGAGATGCGTATCACCTCAGCTCATCGCACACCGGACGAGGCCTGCACCTATGCCCGAACAGCAAAACAACGTGGTCTGCAACTCATTATCGCCGGTGCCGGTATGGCAGCCCACCTTGCCGGGGTACTTGCGGCGCATACCATCTTGCCGGTTATTGGTGTTCCCCTGGAAGCCTCTTCTTTAAATGGCCTTGACGCCCTGCTCTCAACAGTGCAAATGCCACCTGGAGTTCCTGTCGCCACGATGGGAATCGGTAAAGCCGGTGCCAAAAACGCTGCAGTTTTGGCAGTTCGTATCCTGGCCCTGCAAGATGAAGAGCTGCAAAGACAGTTGGAAAAATATGCACTGGACATGGCTGAAGAAGTAGCTGAGAAAAATAGAGCTCTATCCATGTGATCCGGCCTGTTACTGCAGATAATATAAGTGTGAGCCATGCTGCCCGTATTTTGCGGGCCGGAGGCGTGGTCGCTTTTCCAACGGAGACTTATTACGGTCTTGCTGCTGATCCGTTTAATCCCTCTGCTCTGGCGCGGTTGTTTCAAGTAAAGCAACGACCGCGCCAGTTGCCGATACTTGTTTTGGTGGAAAACAGCTCTCAACTGAAACTGTTCACCAGCACGGTACCTGTGATGTATCATCTTTTAATTGATACCTTCTGGCCTGGTCCTTTAACCCTCATTTTCCAGGCACTACCAACACTTCCAGATCAACTGACAGGGAAAACAGGGACTGTCGGTATACGTTATTCTCCCAATCCGACAGCTAATGCTTTAATTCAGGCGTTCAACAGCCCCATCACGGCGACGAGTGCAAACATCAGCGGTTTACCCGCTGCAACCTCGGCGGAAGAGATCTCGCAGATGTTTGTTGATGGCATTGATCTTATTTTGGACGGTGGTCCCACCCCCGGCGGGAGCGGGTCGACACTTGTTGGTCTTGACAAGGGCCGGCTAGTCTGCATTCGCAAGGGGCAAATTGATTTTGCTCGAATTAAGAGATGTGCTGACCGACTCTTTGAGTCATTGAGGGAATATTCTGGAGACGATTATGAGTAATAATCTGCAGTGGAATAAAACTTTTGCCTTAGAGCAAACAGCAGGTAATGAAGAGTTGCTGGAAGAGCTGCTGGTGCTGTTTAAGAACTCCGCAGCCGCCGACTATATACTGTTACAAGAAGGGGTAAAGAAGAATAACCCCGAGGTCGTGATGCATGCGGCCCACAGTATAAAAGGAGCCGCCTCCAGTCTGGGGATAGAGGGTATCCGACAGCTAGCTCATGCTATGGAGATCGATAGCCGGAACAACTCCGTTGTTGTGGCACGGGATACATTACCTGCAATGGCGGAACTTATGACACAACTGCAGGTTCTTTAATCAATTCAGGCACAAAAAACGGGCTAAGATTGCTGCTTTGAGCGGTCTCAGCCCGGAGGCTTATGTGACAGTGAACATGTAAGTTCAAGGTTATGGCCTGATTATTTCACAATCACATTCAGCATCTTTAATGTTGAGAAGGAGAAACTTGGCATCAAAACCGTTTTTTATCAGCTCTTCATAGGCCATGTCAGCCCTGGCACCGGTGGAGCAGTGAACATAAATCTTTTTATCTTTTGGCAGTTCATTGAGACGGTTGGGAATCTCATCCAAAGGAATATTGATAGTATTTTTGAAAATACCTAATTCCGCCACCTCCTCTTTGGTGCGAGCATCCACAATGATGGCATTTTTGTCTTCACCTGAGGCTACCTTGCGGAAATCCGCTACCGATACCTCTCCCTTACCTAATATTCGTACCCATTTGATTTCAGTGTTATAAATAGGGCCTTTTTCGGTTTTACCTTTGGCCTTTACCCAGCCTTCATACCCACCATCAACCAGGGAGACAAAGTTAAAGCCTTCTTCTCGAACATCGGCGAGTGCATCCATGATCACATCTTCATCGCCGTACAGGACAATGGGGGCATTGCGGGGAACATCATCGAGTTTGTCTTCCAGCATATGATAGGGAACACTGTAGGCACCCATGATTCGCCCGGCAATAGCGTTGGCAGTTGAACGGGTGTCAATAAGAACAACGTTACCGTTTACAATAAAGTCTGTTGTTGAATAGGTGGGCAGGTTAGCCTTGGCCCACTCGGGTTCTCCGTCCAGATAAACACGAACATCATTGTATCCTAATTTTTTCGCCAGACCGGCGGAAGCGGTAGACATACCTCATGTGGGCCCTCCACAATAAAAAACAAGGGGTATGTCTCTGTTTTCAGGAAGAACACCAGCCTGTTTTTCTTCTAAAAGCGGAACAGGAATGGAGTGTGCTCCAGGTAAGTGGGACTGACCGTAGCGAGCAGTCGGGCGTGAATCAACGAGAAAGAGCGGACTTTGAGTGGTAATTAATTTTTCCAGTTCAGGTGTTTTGATCTCAGTCGTCCCGGCAGGGAGTTTGGCAAGTTTTAATTGGACGTCTGTAGCAAAGGCGTCATTGCCACGCATCTCATAAGCTATGCTCACAGCTTTACCCTTGGCTACCTGACTAAGACCGGTGGTGGTGGTGTCGAACTTGACCATCATCACCTTGGCTTGCTCACCTTTGCCGATCGCAATGGAAATGCTCTGGGCTCGTTCTGAAAAACCAGTGACTTCACCTTCGTATATGAGGGGTTCTTGTTTTTGTACAGTCTCTGTTGCGGCTAGAGATTGTGTTTTCTCCACTGTTTTCGTTCCCGCACATCCACCGGCAAGCAAGGCCAGCATGAGGCAAACGGGAATCAGTCGTAACGGCTTCATTTTCACGGCAGTTCCTCCTTGGCAAAATGGTTAAGGATAAGAAAACCTTTGACAGAGCACGGGAGCTCTCAGTTGCGTCAATACATTACCTTACAACGGTAAGGACTTGCAAATAAGAAAATTTGTTAAACATGAGTTTTTTGTAGAATAACGAACTGTATTCCTTGCAGCCAACCTGTTTTTTGTTTTCATCTGTCTATTTTGATGGAGCCATATAAAGCAGCTGAAAAATCATATGCCGGCTCTTTCCGGACAATCTGCTGTAAAGTAAATGTTGTCTGTGCTTTAATCTGTGGCAGGAATTTCCGGTGTGAACAGGAACAAGAGGGTGATCTGTAATTTATTGCAGATGGCAGGCTATAATGAGGTACTCTTGTCAGACCTGTTGTGTGTACGTGTTACCATGTAAAATGGGTATAGAGGGCAAAGGTTCAAGCGGATACCCTTGACAGTCAATCCAGAGTCTGTCATGTAGAGAACAGCGCAGTGGAATGCTGGCATGCTAAGCGTGGTGATACGCTGTAATTATATATATTTATTAAGAAACTGAAATTTGAGAGCAACGTGGAATGTATAAGATAACACACGAACAAAATGAGCTGATCATCCGTTTTGAAAAAGAGCTGGTGGATGGCGAAACGCTGTCACGATTTCTTAATCACATCAACTTGCAGTCCATGTTGAAAAAAACGGCAAGAAGTGATGCCGGTGATCGACTGCGAGCCAGCAGTCGTCTTGCCGCTTTGCCCACCGGTATCTCTTTGCTGCGTGAACCAACCTTGAATAAAGGGTCAGCCTTCACCCTGGAGGAGCGTGAAGCTCTCGGTTTATCAGGATTATTGCCTCCTCGTGTCCATACTCTTGACGAACAGGTACAACGAATTCTAAAAAATCTGCGCACACAGTCCACTGATATCGAACGCTACGTCTATCTGATCGCACTGCAAGATCGAAATAAAACGCTGTTTTATCGTGTTCTTCTCGATAATATAGAAGAACTGATGCCCATTGTGTACACACCGACCGTTGGCCAGGCTTGTCTGCAATTCGGTCAGATTTTTCGACGGCCCCGAGGTATATACATTACGGCTCGTGACAAGGGGCGAGTGGCAGAGCTGCTTGGCAACTGGCCGTATAACGATATCCGTATAATCGTTGTCACCGACGGAGAACGTATTCTGGGTCTTGGGGATCTTGGAGCCGATGGTATGGGAATACCAGTGGGTAAATTGGCTCTTTATTCTGTTTGTGCCGGTATTCATCCCAGCTTAAGCTTACCTGTCACCCTCGATATGGGTACGGATAATGCCAGGTTGCTCAACGACCCTCTGTATACAGGGCTGCAGCATCCTCGAATTCGCGGTGAGCTGTATGACGAGATGATTGAAGAGTTTATCCTGGCTGTTCAGCAGGTATACCCAGGGGCGCTTATTCAATTTGAAGATTTTGCCAACCGCAATGCCTTTCGCCTGCTGAAACAGTATCGTGACCAGGTCTGCTGCTTTAATGACGATATTCAGGGGACAGCGTCGGTTACCGTTGCCGGTGTCTTTTCTGCGCTTCGTATTACCGGAGGAACTCTCAAGAATCAGCGCTTTCTTTTTCTGGGGGCAGGAGAGGCAGGGCTGGGGACCGGTGAACTCCTGGTTTCGGCAATGATCGGAGAAGGGTTGTCACTGGAAGAGGCGAGGCAGCGTTGCTGGTATTTTGACAGCAAGGGGTTGATCGTCAAAGATCGTACCGACCTGAGCGGACATAAACTTCACTATGCCCATGATCATCCGCAGGTGGCCGGCTTTCTGGAAGCCATAGAGCTGTTGAAACCCCAGGCCATCATCGGTGTTTCAGGACAGCCGAAGCGATTCACCCCTGAGATTCTGGAAGCCATGGCCCGGATCAATGAACGACCTATTGTTTTTTCGCTTTCCAATCCAACCTCTAAATCAGAATGCACTGCTGAGGAAGCATACACATGGACCGATGGCCGAGCTATTTTTGCCAGTGGCAGTCCTTTTGATCCGGTGGTTACCCATGGTCGTAAACTGTATCCATCGCAGGGAAACAATGTGTATATTTTTCCTGGTGTCGGTATGGGGGTTATGGCCAGCGGAGCTGTGCGGGTAACTGATGAAATGTTCCTGACAGCAGCCCGCATTGTTGCTGGCGAGGTTGCTGAAAATGATCTCCATTACGGGAGAATCTTCCCTCCACTACCAAGGATCCGGGAAGTCTCTCAGGCTGTTGCCACTGCTGTGGCTGAATTGGCATATAAACAGGGTCTGGCTACTCGTCCCAGACCGGATGATCTGCAGGCATACATACAGTCATTAATGTTTGAGCCGCTTTATCAGGATTATATCGAATAGAGTTCAGATACAGTTTAAGATAATCGATAAGCAGATCCGTCAGAGGGGGCACCTGACTGTTTTTCCGTCATGATGCCCTGCTGTTTTTCATTTCCCAAGGTGCATTAAGCCGTTCAGGTGAGGAGTTTCCCTCTTATTCAGAGGCAACAGTTTTCATCCAACCGAATATCTCTTCCACCTGTTTGCGTTCCTTCCGGCTCACAGCATAGCCTGCATGACGGGTGGTCCGACCATTGATGGCGAACCCTCTGGGTTTTTGCGCCACCTGCGAAGTGACGGTCAGGCTGCGCAGGTCATCGACGAACTCCAATTTTGGATTGCGGTTGTCACCAGGAGAGACCGGAGACTCATCATTCTTGGGCGAAAGCTCTTCAGCGATGCCCACGTAAAAGGTTGCTCCGTTTGAAATCGGTTGAGCGCATACAGTCGGAGTGTACGGTCCAGTTTTACTTATTGAATAAAAGGTGATTTTATACTGTTCGTGTATACCATTTAGCCTTGAGAGTTATGTTGTCGTTATGTTATTCAGTATAGATCGCTAATTTTCAGTAACCCTTATTGTGATGTATAAAGTGTGACATATAAAACCTTGGTAATGTTCAATATTATTTAAGTCCAGAAAAGGTGGTATGTAAAATATCACGGAGGCGTTTATGACTTATTCTGAAATGCAAAAACTTCTCATGGAAGAACTTCGGCTCTATCATTATCCTATTGCTGTGAAGTTTTTTTATGACCCTGAAAAAGTAGCACTTTTTAAAGAAAAGGCGGACGAATACCATTTGCCTCTTAAGGCGATGACATTTTGCCAGTGGGAACTCGCGGCACGAATGAAGGGCCAGGTTGTGTATAGCGAAGTGGATGGCCTGGGGTGCGGAAACGCTAAATACTGTTTTGGTTGGAAAGAGTTGGATGAAGGGGAAATAAAAGGACATGCAAAATATGTGAAAGATTTGGAACAGGCGGAACGTTTTGTGTTGTCCAAGTCGCGGTTGCCACCCGGATTACTCGGCATTGCTGTTGCTCCCCTGACCAAGGCAGATATTTTTGAAGGGCCGGATACAGTTCACTTCTATTGTGACAATATGCAAGCCTACCACTTGGCTGTTGATTATATGGCAGCAACAGACACACATCCGCTACAAACAAACATCACCATGAATTCTTCCGCATGTGGTGGTA
It includes:
- a CDS encoding TetR/AcrR family transcriptional regulator — its product is MKSADKHRKIIRAATKVFAKKGFFNARISDVAKEAKVADGTIYLYFNNKFDILLSVFEQEVGKLIEHIGQLLEKESDPQKKLTLFVMLHLEEMKKNRYLAEVIHVELRQTSKLVKEYRKNKFNEYLNIISSIITLGQETGVFRSDIRPEIARQLIFGALDEISIFYTEVSSQYSIEEISSQISNIMQTGLLA
- a CDS encoding L-threonylcarbamoyladenylate synthase; protein product: MIRPVTADNISVSHAARILRAGGVVAFPTETYYGLAADPFNPSALARLFQVKQRPRQLPILVLVENSSQLKLFTSTVPVMYHLLIDTFWPGPLTLIFQALPTLPDQLTGKTGTVGIRYSPNPTANALIQAFNSPITATSANISGLPAATSAEEISQMFVDGIDLILDGGPTPGGSGSTLVGLDKGRLVCIRKGQIDFARIKRCADRLFESLREYSGDDYE
- a CDS encoding NAD-dependent malic enzyme; protein product: MYKITHEQNELIIRFEKELVDGETLSRFLNHINLQSMLKKTARSDAGDRLRASSRLAALPTGISLLREPTLNKGSAFTLEEREALGLSGLLPPRVHTLDEQVQRILKNLRTQSTDIERYVYLIALQDRNKTLFYRVLLDNIEELMPIVYTPTVGQACLQFGQIFRRPRGIYITARDKGRVAELLGNWPYNDIRIIVVTDGERILGLGDLGADGMGIPVGKLALYSVCAGIHPSLSLPVTLDMGTDNARLLNDPLYTGLQHPRIRGELYDEMIEEFILAVQQVYPGALIQFEDFANRNAFRLLKQYRDQVCCFNDDIQGTASVTVAGVFSALRITGGTLKNQRFLFLGAGEAGLGTGELLVSAMIGEGLSLEEARQRCWYFDSKGLIVKDRTDLSGHKLHYAHDHPQVAGFLEAIELLKPQAIIGVSGQPKRFTPEILEAMARINERPIVFSLSNPTSKSECTAEEAYTWTDGRAIFASGSPFDPVVTHGRKLYPSQGNNVYIFPGVGMGVMASGAVRVTDEMFLTAARIVAGEVAENDLHYGRIFPPLPRIREVSQAVATAVAELAYKQGLATRPRPDDLQAYIQSLMFEPLYQDYIE
- the purD gene encoding phosphoribosylamine--glycine ligase; this encodes MKVLVIGGGGREHTLVWKLRQSSQVDAIYCAPGNAGIKTMAQCIDISAGDIEALLAFALQEKIDLTVVGPEEPLTKGVVDLFEKNGLRIFGPDSKGALLEGSKVFSKNFLKKYTIPSARFASFTKRGAAKKYIASIGAPCVVKADGLAAGKGVIVAQTVAEAEQAVDLIMKDKAFGAAGNEVVIEEFLTGEEASFIAFTDGKTVLPLPTSQDHKAIYDGDQGPNTGGMGAYSPAPVMTDTLINRVMEEVMLPTVRGMAAEGRPYKGMLYAGLMIKGDQFSVLEFNCRFGDPECQPLLMRLHTDLVDILNACIDGTLDKVELVIDPRPTVCVVMASGGYPGKYTVGRVITGLQKAAKIDGVEIFHAGTAEKARKIVTNGGRVLGVTAIGETIQEAIDRAYLAVKEIDWQGCYYRHDIGYRALMRSDKSLQPVVGIVMGSDSDLPIMRAAADFLTSVGVEFEMRITSAHRTPDEACTYARTAKQRGLQLIIAGAGMAAHLAGVLAAHTILPVIGVPLEASSLNGLDALLSTVQMPPGVPVATMGIGKAGAKNAAVLAVRILALQDEELQRQLEKYALDMAEEVAEKNRALSM
- a CDS encoding Hpt domain-containing protein; the protein is MSNNLQWNKTFALEQTAGNEELLEELLVLFKNSAAADYILLQEGVKKNNPEVVMHAAHSIKGAASSLGIEGIRQLAHAMEIDSRNNSVVVARDTLPAMAELMTQLQVL
- the greA gene encoding transcription elongation factor GreA, with translation MVERVPMSVTGNLQLRDELERLERVERPEIVKAIEVARAHGDLSENAEYHAAKERQSLVEGRILELKDKLGRAEVIDCSKVSIHRAVFGTVVVLMDLTTEVEVTYQLLGPEESDVKKGSISVFSPLGQALLGKEVGDEVITKAPKGSRAYEIITITASSIR
- a CDS encoding DUF169 domain-containing protein — encoded protein: MTYSEMQKLLMEELRLYHYPIAVKFFYDPEKVALFKEKADEYHLPLKAMTFCQWELAARMKGQVVYSEVDGLGCGNAKYCFGWKELDEGEIKGHAKYVKDLEQAERFVLSKSRLPPGLLGIAVAPLTKADIFEGPDTVHFYCDNMQAYHLAVDYMAATDTHPLQTNITMNSSACGGNVWSFVNQKFNMLPACSGSYNAGKTERGEINVIIPGSQIEAVVNRLKERIDTLGSSAITRPGDGFPGADICKNCPLIVFKKTK
- a CDS encoding rhodanese-like domain-containing protein, which produces MSTASAGLAKKLGYNDVRVYLDGEPEWAKANLPTYSTTDFIVNGNVVLIDTRSTANAIAGRIMGAYSVPYHMLEDKLDDVPRNAPIVLYGDEDVIMDALADVREEGFNFVSLVDGGYEGWVKAKGKTEKGPIYNTEIKWVRILGKGEVSVADFRKVASGEDKNAIIVDARTKEEVAELGIFKNTINIPLDEIPNRLNELPKDKKIYVHCSTGARADMAYEELIKNGFDAKFLLLNIKDAECDCEIIRP
- a CDS encoding sigma-70 family RNA polymerase sigma factor; the encoded protein is MTKQREIDKLEQSRQPQRALMLTSQDDNLPAVSNPALHRYLQEISQYELLSREETEELAIRFQDTGDPDAAYRLVSSNLRLVVKVAMDFQKYWMQNFMDLVQEGNVGLVQATKKFDPYRGVKFSYYAAYWIRAYILKFIMDNWRLVKIGTTQAQRKLFFSLNKEKKLLESQGFKPEVKLLAERLNVKESEVIEMSQRLENWDVSLEAPVRSDSEDEQKSFLPHDGPGVEEVVASQQIRDRLTSILAQLSTRLNDKEQMILNTRLLSDDPKTLQTIADEFNISRERVRQIEANLLKKLRKQLEKEMPDIQDFLDGDGVILAAGPDTSSS
- a CDS encoding DegT/DnrJ/EryC1/StrS family aminotransferase, translating into MNVPLLDLKPQLAALRPQIMEAVTRIIDSTGYILGPEVVEFEQKIARYCGTDEAIGVSSGTDALLAALMSLDIGPGDLVLTTPYTFFATMGTVLRVGAKPLFVDIEPRSFNIDPEAIEQALAADRSSGCHVKAIMPVHLYGQCADMQRIGALAEKYEIPVIEDAAQAIGAEYPFADSGKTVWKRAGSLGLCGCFSFFPSKNLGGIGDGGMITTSDSVFADTVRSNRNHGAEPKYYHSRVGGNFRLDPIQAAVLSVKLEYLESWHACRRRNAALYRQYFQQAGLIDNPVTLPEAVYAAFAGAEQHNHHVYNQFVILVPERDSLREYLQRHSIGSEIYYPLSLHQQECLRAKEYQQASYPIAEHAAAHSLALPIFPELTPEQLAYVVEIIEQFYRTR
- a CDS encoding rhodanese-like domain-containing protein, with protein sequence MKPLRLIPVCLMLALLAGGCAGTKTVEKTQSLAATETVQKQEPLIYEGEVTGFSERAQSISIAIGKGEQAKVMMVKFDTTTTGLSQVAKGKAVSIAYEMRGNDAFATDVQLKLAKLPAGTTEIKTPELEKLITTQSPLFLVDSRPTARYGQSHLPGAHSIPVPLLEEKQAGVLPENRDIPLVFYCGGPT